The stretch of DNA CAGTACCACGCTTCCTAGCCTAGCCCGTATGCCCCGAGCCCTATGTAGCGCCTTCTGCGCCACTTAACGGGTAATCAGGGTAAACCTCTCCTTACTTCCCAGGTTCTTACAGTATTATTTCTCTTCTTACGTTTTTTTCTTCTGGCTGCCTTTTTCTTCTATTTTCTTCCCAGCATGGGTTTTTCCAGTTCTGTCGTTTTCTTTTCATTTTCCGTATTagttttttaccttttatttttcgtTCTCATTCTTTTATTTTCCGTTTTTACCAATTCGtgaaaatattcataaatttctgatttttttcgaatatgaactttttggagattttgaacCATTTTCCAAAAACATAGATTTTTTTAATTCTGATGAAATTATTTCACATCTGTAAAAAAATTCAAATTAGATGTTTTTTAAGAattgaacttttttttaaaaaaagtgttttTCAAAATCGTGATTTCTCCCCAAAATTTTTGTAAAAAATGGAAGAACTTTCTTTAATCAAGGAGCATTTTGTTTTAAAATCTTTTTTCCctgaaattttggaaaaaaattcgaTAAGTCACGATGGACCGATGAACCATGACCAATCAACACCGAACTGATCGACCAGGAACCGCGCGTCGTAGCAAGCTCTTCGGCTCATTCTTGGATCGGCCTGACAAGGAACATAAATGGCAGAGCGAGAGCTAGGGACCTCCTATTCCGTGCCTTTAGCGTCGCGGAAGCCAACTGGCGCTCATTGCAGCACCTAGTGGATCGGCGCTCGAACGCGCAGCACATTGAATTGTATTATAGCATGAAAAATTCCTTCAAAACCTGGTTGTCCTAAGGAATCAAACTCATGTCGCTGCATACCTAGAActtgcgccgccgccggtccgcctcgtctccgatgGACTTAGGACAaattttgttaggatttgtgtgCTGCTAAAGAAGACGAAACGgtccggctccctgaagatggaataagattctcTCACCTAGACACCGTTCGAGCGGTGCGTCTAGTATCGTCGGTGGGCGTCTGGCGGATCTGTTCTTGTTGGATTTGCTCAGATCAGATCAGAGTTTGTTTATGTTCACGTGTTTTTAAGTTGAATCCTTTCGATCTATGCTACTCTTCAATGGTAGCAACTGTTGTTTTATTGCGCTAGTTCTACAGGGCCTAAGCATGACGACTTTCGGACTGTCTattacaacaagttttgcccgactccaacgagggaggggcgatgacggcgacaCGACTTCGGCTCGCTTCGGTACTTGTAATCGTTGCCAGATGGTCTATGGTtcaggatgtaatttttattatctcTCATGCTCGTTGACTTGTTGTACTATCTTGATTGAAGATGACTAGATCAAAAGCCCCCTCCTACCCCCCTAAAAGCACTAGAGCTTCTAAATGCCAGTGACTGATAGCAACCCGGAAATCTTAAGAACCACTATAGCCGCACTATTTATTGCATAGTACCATTACTGTGTCATttagatttttaattttttgaaattAATTATGAGAATTTGTTTTTTTTTAAGTTCACCAAACTTTGAAAAAGTTAACGAATTTCTGAgaaattcatcaattttgaaaaaaaaatcgcaaatttttattaaaaaatcatcgattttgaaaaaaatgtcATAGATTTTTTTAAAACATAAATATTTtaaacaaatttcaaaaaattgtaACATtcctaaaaaattcaaaaaaagttcataaatttttaaaaaatattcacataTTGAAAAAATTCATTAATGTTGAAAAAAGTAGGtcggtttgaaaaaagttcacaaattttgaaaaataaAATTAGAAAATAGAGGAAAAATGTCAAAAGAAACCCGAAAATGGGAGAACCAAAAAAGGTTCACGTTGTTATTGTGATATTTGGATAATAATTAAGAAGGTAACTTTTTTACGGTATACTAGGCACAACAAGATAGTTATCCAGTTGGTTACTGTGGTTGTACTAAGCCTACAGGTGCGGAGTTTTGATCCCGTCTGGATCATTTTTTGAAGTTTTTCTTTTTGAGAAATCTGTAGGTTTTATTGAAAGGGAAAATAAAAGtgtaaatgggccagcccagggcAAAGGGCTgcgtagggatgaaaatggagtggaaacttttcctttttccgaagaaaaaatggaaacgaAGAGGAAATATGAAAACGAAAACGAAAATTTGCAAAACGGAAGTGGAAATGAAATTTTTTTATGCGGAAAGGGAAACAAAAACGGAACGGTATTCTGCGAtggaacatgcatgaaaatgaatcTTTCCGTTTCATGAATATGGAATTTCTGTTTTTACTATAGACCTATAGCTGCTTTGTAGCCCAACCACCAAAGAGAACACAATGACACAATTAGTAGAATGAATCTAAGGcccaacttctactaccacacatgtactcagcTTGACCCTATACGCAATTATCCGGTACTACTACAATATTACGCTAAGTTGttaacataatgatattattttgtagccatgttaacaactcattaaatttgtttgtttttgtatgtatttctctatgattcaagggggTTTTAAGTTCCGACCAATGCCTATTTTTGTTTCCGTATCCACTTTGTATTCACTCCGTGTCCGTTTCCGGTACTCTCTGTTTCCGTATTAATTTCCGGGGTTTTTATATTTATTTCCGCTTCtaaaaaaatatgaaaataaatatgATGGCACTCAGTTTCGTCCGTTTTCGCTCCTAGGGCTGGGTGCGTCCGTCTGTAAATCTCAAAGAAATGGGCGCTGAAAGCGGGACCTCATATTCCGCGCCTTTAGCCCCGCTTAAGGCAACTGGCGCTCAATGCAGCGTCTGGTGGGCCGGCGCACGAAACACGCAGCTTGAAACAATACCCCGAAAAATGGCTCTCGACAAGGAATCGATCTCGCACCTTTTCACTCATGCAGGCGTCTGGCTAAccactagacggagggagtagtatctaaTTACAGCACGGACCCATTAAGAACAATAGTAGCCGCATTATTTATTACACATTAGACTGTACATTTTACTATAGCACTTAGAATTTTGAATTATTTGCAAAAAAATTAGAAAACTTGCtttctttttgaaaaaatgtgAGTCAAATTCAAAAGTTTCACTGATTTCAAACGAAGTTCATGAAGATCGAAAAGGAGTTTGcgtattgaaaaaaagttcaccaaattggaaaaagttcatgtatttttcCAAAAAGTTCACAATTTTCGAAAAAATTGATCAATTTTGATTTTTTATCAATTGAAAAAAACTTCATCAATATTAAAAAAACAATAGTTTGAAAAAAGTTAATCAATTTTTAAAAAACAGTACACTAAATTTAAGAAACTTCATCAATTTTATAAAAAAAGGTCATCAATTTTGATTTtttcacaaatttggaaaaagttcatttgTTTTGAAGCATTTTGAAAAGGTGTGCATCAAATTCGAAAAAGTGTTGTGCCTTttgaaaaactaaataaaaaaatgaaaggaaacggacagaaagaaaaggaaaaatagaaatctaaaaataaaataaaaacaaaaaccggTCTAGAAAAGATCTGTTTTTAGTGTTACAAGATTTTTGTGTGTGCATGGTTTGAGTGTTACAAGTTGACAAAcaagaaaagaaggaaaaaaataGTGTAGCAATAGAAGGTGTTGTGTCCAAGCCTCCCAGGTGGTCATCGCGATCAGTTGTGAAGCCAGGTGGTTATAGAATCCCATGCACgcattttttaaatttgatgaaacAAAAAAAAAAATTAATGGGCCGAGCCCTGGCTGGAGGCGGGGTGTGTGCCGGTGTGTAGAATAGGCTATATCCGGCGCTGAAGGCCCTAAATAGCAAATGCTGCTGAAGGCGTTGAATAGGAAATGTTGAGAGCAACTAGTTGGCCAGCGCTTCTTCGGGAGCCTCCCGACGATcatttggcgcgctctcagccgccaCCACGTGTCACACTCTGAGTGATTTCTTCATATTTTTTCACATGCTTTTTCAGCTTTTTAGATAGTTTTCTTTTACTtttcggtttttcaccggtcttTTCTAACTTTTCAGGCAAAAAACCAAGAAAAAAATCTGcgcgaaaaaatgcatttttttgtttttcctttcatgagaggcatgtttttcttccgcgagaggcatgaccATGCCTTTCGGAAACGGAATAAAAAACACATTTTTACTTTCTTTTTCTTTCGCGAGacacacggttttgcttccgcgagaggcaccgtTTTGTTTCtgtgagaggcacgaccgtgcctcttggaaaccgaaaaaatgtgttttttcccTTCTGTGGGAGGCataattttgcttccgcgagaggcatggccgtgcctttCAGAAACGAAAAATAtaagttttttgtttgttttttcatgAGATGCACGATTTTACTTCAGCaagaggcacagatttgcttccgcgagaggcatgtcgtgcctctcggaaacggcttCTAGAAAGGAAAAACAAACATGCTCCCGGTTCAATTTTTTCGTCTGTTTTTTCGTGAAAAATGAGTTTGTCAAAACTTATCAACATGTGATCTACTTTCGACGCGAGGGATCCAGCGGTGAAAACGTTTCAAGCTTTGAATGCATGGTTTTAGAGGTGGGAGTGATCTTTAGAAGAAGTACTCCTCAAAGTAGTGATTTCGGGAAATGCCCCCCATGCATGGTTTGGTTTAGATGGGCCAGCTGACTCGTTGAAGACCTGAATGTTCGTGGGTTTGGCAAGCACAGACAGGCCGGGCGGGGTTGGGCTGCCTCGCGGGCGGAGGCGGCGTGGCAGACGGTGGCACCGTGCTCCTCCGCGCTGGTGCGAGAGACCGGCCTCGTCGTCCTCACTCGGCAGAAAATCAACCAGAAGCGGAGAAGAGAAACCCGAACAGGCGAACCCATCTCCCCCCCTAATCCACGATGCTCGCGACCGCCTCCCCGCACCTCCACGCCGCGGCGCACCGCCTCTCCCTGGCGGCGCCCGCCCGCTCCGCGCGCCTCCCGTTAAGGCGCCCCCTCCGCTACGCGCCGCTGCGCCTGCGCGCCTCGGCCGCGGCGGAGGCCGCCCCGTCCGCGAAGGAGGGGGCCGAGGAGCTGGGGTTCGAGGAGATGGCGGCCCGCACGACGCGCCGGTACTACATGCTCGGCGGGAAGGGGGGCGTCGGGAAGACGAGCTGCGCGGCTTCGCTGGCCGTGCGCTTCGCCAACAGCGGCCACCCCACCCTCGTCGTCTCCACCGACCCCGCGCACTCCCTGAGCGATTCGTTTGCGCAGGTCACCCACCAGCCTCCAGCTCTTCCAGTGAGTTCGCTCTGGGTTTGCACTCCTGATGTATTTGTAACATTGCCCCTGGCTGCGTGTTTTAGGATTTGACTGGTGGGGCTCTCGCGCCTGTCGAAGGTACTGATTCGCCATTGTTTGCGCTTGAGGTGAGTTACATTGGTATGTCAACAGCGCCGAAGACAGTCTATCTGACACCCCTATGCTAATAATTAATAAATGCTAATACATTGGAGTGCTACTGTTTTGTGTTGTGCCAATAGTTCAAGTATACTCTAATAATTCAGCCAACTTCTATCAGTAATTTCCCTTGAAAAGTTTGCATATGTGGTATCTTCTTTTATTGATGCAATGTTAACAGGACTAATTCATTAAAACCATTTCAATTTTAATATCAGGGAAAACTCAACTGTTAAATTTGAGAAAAGATTCAGGGATCACAAGGGTTTAGTTCTGTGGATTCACAAGTAGTGGAGGCCTGGTTTAATCGTGTGTATCACTTGGTCTAGAATCTTGAATTGCATGGCTTGAATGTTACATTTTGTGATTCTGGCACAGATAAATCCTGAGAAGTCTCGTGAAGAGTTTCGGACAATAAACCAAAAGAATGGAGGGACCGGAGTAAAAGATTTCATGGACGGCATGGGCCTAGGGATTCTTGCTGACCAGGTACATGGCAATATTTCTGGCTACTTTTGCTAACAATACATTATTTCGTGTACATTACGTTCAGTCGTAGGTGTTCTCTTGATTGTTATTAACCTGAATTGCTCTGTCCAGCTTCTGTTTTATAATTATCATCTTTATTCTTTGTCAAATACAGCTTGGGGAGTTAAAACTGGGCGAGTTATTGGACACACCACCACCAGGATTGGATGAAGCAATAGCAATTTCAAAGGTAAAAAGAGATGGCTTCAGGCTTATAGTCTCCCTACTTCGCTTGTTTCTTCTAGCTCTAGCTTGTGATTTCCTATTTGCATGCCACCTCAGGTTATACAATTCCTCGAAGCACCGGAGTATAGCATGTTTAGCCGCATTGTATTTGACACTGCTCCTACGGTAATGACCATATCTCTGTGAATTCAAAGTTGACTCTTGACAATCACATTATGATTTGCCTCACCTATTGACAGGGCCATACACTCCGGTTATTATCTTTGCCAGACTTCCTTGATGCATCCATCGGGAAGATTTTGAAGGTACTATTGTCTTTAGTGTGATGTGCTATCATGTTAAGATGCAAGGCCCAGACCGCATATTAAATGGCTGAATGAAGAAAAGTCAACTTATTTTGTGTTACCAAAATTGTTTGCCATATCTCTTCTGTTATTTTTCTGGATAAACAATAGTAGAAGCCAATGCATTGCTGCTGCTGTACCCTTTGCTCATTTGTGCTTGTTTGTGCAACTTCACATTGTGCCTTTATGTTAACTTGTGAAATTGGGTCTTAAATACTCGTCTATTCAGTACTATGTTTCAATTGTTTTACAGTAAGTGAGGTCTAGTATTTTGTCAGTTATGGTTACCAGACCTCAGAAATTTCCCCTTCACCTGCTTCATATGTCCAAATAACATGAATATTAAGTATTCGTATATTGTTTTGTCTAttccatccagtatctttggaactTTAACAAGTATTTCACTTGAAGTTCTTTAAATCCCGTGACAAATAGCTATATTCCATCTAGCTGATGTTTTTTATACTAATTTAACTTTTCCTGCCATCCAGCTTAGGAGCAAGATTGCTTCAGCAACATCAGCTATTAAATCAGTATTTGGACAAGAAGTTCAACAGCAGGATGCAGTAAGTTCCTTGTTCAGTTCCTCTGTTAAACTGGAATGTATTGTTTCTTCACCAGGTAGGTGTTTAAAACTTTGAACTCATTATTCTCCTTCTCAAGGCGAACAAATTGGAGCAACTCAGAGAAAGGATGGTCAAGGTGCGAGAGCTTTTCCGTGACACAGAATCGACTGAATTTATAATCGTGACGATTCCAACGGTAAATTTTCTCCTCACCTCCGCAGCCCCTTCTCTATTTATATGTCCCAGTAATAATAGTTGCCCTTTTTTTTTGCCATTTTCAGGTCATGGCAATCAGTGAATCAGCGAGATTACATTCTTCCTTGCAAAAGGAAAGTGTTCCTGTAAGGAGACTTATTGTTAACCAAGTTCTACCACCTTCATCATCAGACTGTAAATTTTGTGCTATAAAAAGGAAGGTACAATGGAGAATTGACACTACTAATAATTTTGATCTTCAACTAATGATCTGGTTGCAGAAACCACCAATGTGCAAGGGCAGCTTATGCATTTTGTTTCATGCAGGATCAAACACGTGCATTGGATATGATAAAGAGTGATCCAGAGTTGATGGGACTGAACATAATGCAAGCACCTCTCGTGGACATGGAAATTAGAGGAGTTCCTGCTCTCAAGTTTTTGGGTGATATAGTGTGGAAGTGATCTTAGTTTGCGGGAAAATGTGATAACTTCGGGTGGAACTACTTGGTCGATACAACTGTTTATCCAATCCAAGTTCTCTAGAGCTACTGGGTAGAATCCAGCTTAGCAGATGCCCATCCCTAACGTGAGTAAATAGCACATAAATCCAGAGGGTTTCACTGAGCTAGCATATGGGGTTTGCTATACTTTTTTTATGAGAAAAGGGATTTGCTATACTTGACAGTAATACTACAAGATTGGTTACACAGCTGCATTATCCTGCCAATGCAGCCCAGTTACTGCAGTGTTCTGCTTCTTTGTCCTTATAGGATCACTTGTGGGATTTCAGATCCAAAACTTTGTAAACAAAAATTCTATGTGCGGCATGTAAATGTTAATAGCAATGAGGAGTGTTTGTCGAAATCGCTCGTGTGGCAGCTTGGGAAAACAAAGAGTTTAATATCGCTCCTGGCCATTCGCTGACAAGTAATCCACGTGTGATCTAGGGCACATAGTCGGCGGTACTGGGCCTAATTTATGGGAAATCAACACTTGCAGTGTGCTAGGTCTGATGCCAAATATGTAGGTTTGCAAATTATTGGACTGAACTGATCTAATGCGATGAATTTAGACTTTCCAGTAAACATTTGCTAATAGTTTATTAATTTGGGTACGCCCTGTAAAACGCAGCTCGGTGCAAAAAGATGCAATGCACaatgtattactccctccgtccctaatataagacattttagctATTTCAATATATTGATTACATACATactaaaatgagtgaatatacataCTAAAATGTCTCTTATAGGAGTAttag from Triticum dicoccoides isolate Atlit2015 ecotype Zavitan chromosome 6A, WEW_v2.0, whole genome shotgun sequence encodes:
- the LOC119317864 gene encoding ATPase GET3B-like → MLATASPHLHAAAHRLSLAAPARSARLPLRRPLRYAPLRLRASAAAEAAPSAKEGAEELGFEEMAARTTRRYYMLGGKGGVGKTSCAASLAVRFANSGHPTLVVSTDPAHSLSDSFAQDLTGGALAPVEGTDSPLFALEINPEKSREEFRTINQKNGGTGVKDFMDGMGLGILADQLGELKLGELLDTPPPGLDEAIAISKVIQFLEAPEYSMFSRIVFDTAPTGHTLRLLSLPDFLDASIGKILKLRSKIASATSAIKSVFGQEVQQQDAANKLEQLRERMVKVRELFRDTESTEFIIVTIPTVMAISESARLHSSLQKESVPVRRLIVNQVLPPSSSDCKFCAIKRKDQTRALDMIKSDPELMGLNIMQAPLVDMEIRGVPALKFLGDIVWK